In Acholeplasma equirhinis, the following proteins share a genomic window:
- a CDS encoding ABC transporter ATP-binding protein — translation MLIESIGLTKMYGNTIVLNNVNLEIPKGKIIGLLGPNGSGKTTFIKLINDLIQPTSGFLKINDQNLSIETKNYIAYLPERSYLDNNQKVSDSLKMFQDFFPDFQIEEAKHILNLFEIPINRKLHSLSKGQKGKVHLALVMARKVDLYILDEPLDGMDPASRDFIMKIIKKYRKEGSTIILSTHQIADIESNLDQAILLRKGEVIDYDDCEKLRSKYKMTLGEYFKEVFKYDEKTI, via the coding sequence ATGCTAATAGAAAGTATTGGATTAACAAAAATGTACGGTAATACAATCGTATTAAATAATGTTAATCTTGAAATTCCTAAAGGTAAAATCATTGGTTTATTAGGGCCAAATGGAAGTGGTAAAACAACTTTCATCAAACTCATCAATGATCTGATACAACCAACTTCAGGATTTCTAAAAATTAATGATCAAAATTTATCAATAGAAACAAAAAACTATATAGCCTATTTACCAGAAAGAAGTTATTTAGATAACAATCAAAAGGTATCGGATAGTTTAAAAATGTTTCAAGATTTCTTCCCAGATTTTCAAATTGAAGAAGCAAAACACATTTTAAATTTATTTGAAATTCCAATAAATAGAAAATTGCATAGTCTATCTAAAGGACAAAAGGGTAAAGTCCATCTAGCACTTGTTATGGCAAGAAAAGTTGATTTATATATTCTAGATGAACCGCTTGATGGTATGGATCCTGCAAGTCGCGATTTCATTATGAAGATTATTAAGAAGTATCGTAAAGAAGGTTCAACAATTATCCTTTCAACACATCAAATTGCTGACATTGAATCTAATTTAGATCAAGCAATCCTTTTAAGAAAAGGTGAAGTCATTGACTATGATGATTGTGAAAAGTTACGATCTAAGTACAAGATGACACTCGGTGAATACTTTAAGGAGGTCTTTAAATATGATGAAAAAACTATTTAA
- a CDS encoding HAD family hydrolase has product MERHLIALDLDGTLLDNNQQISEFTKETLRKVQDLGHLVVIATGRPYHASIDYFYEVGMTGPLITDNGGNIREPLNPDFQIVIDGIPTWVAHQIFVYSKPYLESAFYSYGDHVYSYKYLDRLHSIFMGSQKAKIVHCDFLEYNHTPTGMIYLIDKSFKQSFENHLINDFGDYVNFRLWGEDTKHGIYEIYKRGSSKLSGIRWVQRHNQIKDENVMAFGDGLNDIEMLQGVAQGYAMPNGELEAKHAAKAVIEFTNQEDGVAKFLKNYFKI; this is encoded by the coding sequence ATGGAAAGACATTTAATTGCTTTAGACTTAGATGGTACATTACTTGATAACAATCAACAAATTTCAGAATTTACCAAAGAGACATTAAGAAAAGTTCAAGATTTAGGACATTTAGTTGTCATAGCTACAGGTCGTCCTTACCATGCATCTATAGACTACTTCTATGAAGTCGGTATGACTGGTCCACTAATCACCGATAATGGTGGCAACATTAGAGAACCGCTTAATCCTGATTTTCAAATTGTGATTGATGGTATTCCAACTTGGGTTGCTCATCAAATCTTTGTATATTCTAAACCTTATTTAGAATCAGCATTCTATTCTTATGGTGATCATGTCTATTCATACAAGTATTTAGACCGATTACATAGTATTTTTATGGGTAGTCAAAAAGCTAAAATTGTACACTGCGACTTTTTAGAATATAACCATACACCAACCGGAATGATTTATTTAATTGATAAATCATTCAAACAAAGTTTTGAAAATCACTTAATTAATGATTTTGGTGATTATGTAAACTTCCGTTTATGGGGTGAAGATACAAAACATGGTATCTATGAAATCTATAAACGTGGTTCTTCTAAATTATCAGGTATTCGTTGGGTACAACGACATAATCAAATTAAAGACGAAAACGTTATGGCATTTGGTGATGGATTAAATGATATTGAAATGCTACAAGGTGTTGCACAAGGTTATGCGATGCCAAATGGTGAATTAGAAGCAAAACATGCAGCAAAAGCAGTAATTGAATTTACAAATCAAGAAGATGGCGTTGCAAAATTCTTGAAAAATTACTTTAAGATTTAG
- the ylxM gene encoding YlxM family DNA-binding protein yields MENLEKTEYLNQLFSYYGSLLTEKQQKYFVDYYHMDLTLFEIAETYHVSRNAIHDQLKIAEQHLINFEEKLGLLKLSLKRKELLDLFDETNDKKYLEELRKLDE; encoded by the coding sequence ATGGAAAATTTAGAGAAGACCGAATATCTTAATCAATTATTTAGTTATTATGGTAGTTTATTAACTGAAAAACAACAAAAGTATTTTGTAGACTATTATCATATGGATTTGACGCTTTTTGAGATTGCAGAAACATACCATGTCTCAAGAAATGCAATCCATGACCAATTAAAAATTGCAGAACAGCATTTAATAAACTTCGAAGAGAAATTAGGATTATTAAAATTATCCTTGAAGAGAAAAGAATTACTTGATTTGTTTGATGAAACAAACGATAAAAAATATTTAGAAGAATTAAGAAAGTTGGATGAATAA
- a CDS encoding ribonuclease HII: MKANFDFEVKYWQQGIKLIAGVDEAGRGPLAGPVVAAAVILKPDFNHPEVFDSKALSKKKREALKDLIEKEALAIGVGIVSEKEIDKINILEAARLAMLKAIKDLKIKPEFILTDFMKLPDLPHEAIVKGDQKSTSIAAASIIAKVTRDEIMKKYDEIYPHYDFKNNQGYGTKKHLEALEKNGVSPIHRTTFNPVSIYIRKQE; the protein is encoded by the coding sequence ATGAAAGCAAACTTTGATTTTGAAGTAAAATATTGGCAACAAGGTATTAAATTAATCGCAGGTGTAGATGAAGCGGGTCGTGGACCACTTGCAGGACCTGTCGTTGCTGCAGCAGTTATTTTAAAACCTGATTTTAATCATCCTGAGGTTTTCGATTCAAAAGCTTTATCTAAAAAGAAAAGAGAAGCCTTAAAAGATTTAATTGAAAAAGAAGCACTCGCTATCGGAGTTGGTATTGTTTCTGAAAAAGAAATTGACAAGATTAATATTTTAGAAGCAGCACGTCTTGCAATGTTAAAAGCGATTAAAGATTTAAAAATAAAACCAGAATTTATACTCACTGATTTTATGAAGCTGCCAGACCTTCCACATGAGGCTATTGTGAAAGGTGATCAAAAGAGTACCTCAATTGCAGCAGCATCGATCATTGCGAAAGTTACACGTGATGAAATCATGAAAAAGTATGATGAAATATATCCACATTATGATTTTAAAAATAATCAAGGATATGGTACAAAAAAACACTTAGAAGCACTTGAAAAGAATGGTGTTTCACCTATTCACAGAACAACATTTAATCCTGTATCTATATATATAAGGAAACAAGAATGA
- a CDS encoding DNA translocase FtsK: MKKLKNKDQIKEVFTIPQIPKIDGIRGAHKYVKERFVSPLFGSDVKDEISVPFAVHVIGDKVKKYDAFRTKPQMDQDAIEKKTGTKYYEFTDQVISKETRKQVFGVDTYQKSETKYEAPVEEPKKIEPIVEEADEMEFQPKPVIEQARVLPPWMKTRSIEMDAEDEDLQIETHKRDDKEIKVKSSFGMDKDEDIEVPFESVPMKSAPREVKTKPYASSASNLTTRNYQYPPLSIFKKTTRNSDEKPQWLLDQIDIINRTLNDHAVDGEVAGSKKGPTVTRYEISLEPGVPVKRVTAIQDNIMMNLAAKTLRIEAPIPGKPFVGIEVPNQVADIVSFGNVVDREEFLNDHEHPLKVALGEDIDGTNIYVDIAKMPHGLIAGGTGSGKSVCVNTILVSLLLKNKPEDLKLILIDPKMVELTPYNDLPHLITPVITDPKMAATALNWVVDEMENRYKKFADSRSRDIKSYNENIKKGFVDDEKMPLIVIVIDELADLMMVAAHDVEDAIQRITQKARAAGIHLLVATQRPTVDVIRGTIKSNIPTRIAFRVSSFTDSTTILDGAGAEQLLGRGDMLLKETERPIRLQGAFISNNEIDQVIDYIKAQSQANYILRHEDLRVKVTAKEIINDDLFADIAYFVVREGNCSINNIQKQFEIGFNRAQKIVSLLETYQIVSPTQGTKAREVLVDFDELEKILKEAGII; encoded by the coding sequence TTGAAGAAGTTGAAAAATAAAGATCAAATTAAAGAAGTATTCACGATTCCTCAAATACCGAAAATTGATGGTATTAGAGGTGCGCATAAGTATGTGAAAGAACGCTTTGTTTCTCCACTTTTTGGTTCGGATGTTAAAGATGAAATATCGGTACCTTTCGCAGTCCATGTTATTGGGGATAAAGTTAAAAAGTATGATGCATTTAGAACAAAACCTCAAATGGATCAAGATGCAATTGAAAAGAAAACTGGAACTAAATACTATGAGTTCACAGATCAAGTTATTTCCAAAGAAACTAGAAAACAAGTTTTTGGTGTAGATACTTACCAAAAATCAGAAACAAAATATGAAGCACCTGTTGAAGAACCAAAGAAAATTGAACCAATTGTTGAAGAAGCTGATGAAATGGAATTCCAACCAAAACCAGTTATTGAACAAGCTAGGGTTTTACCACCTTGGATGAAAACTCGTTCAATTGAAATGGATGCTGAAGATGAAGATCTTCAAATTGAAACACATAAAAGAGATGACAAAGAAATTAAGGTAAAATCATCTTTTGGTATGGATAAGGATGAAGATATTGAAGTACCTTTTGAATCTGTTCCAATGAAATCAGCACCAAGAGAAGTTAAGACGAAGCCATATGCATCATCAGCATCTAACTTAACTACAAGAAATTACCAATACCCACCACTTTCAATCTTTAAAAAAACAACACGTAATTCAGATGAAAAGCCGCAATGGCTTTTAGATCAAATTGATATTATTAATCGTACGTTAAATGATCATGCAGTTGATGGTGAAGTTGCTGGTTCTAAAAAAGGTCCAACAGTTACCCGCTATGAAATTTCTCTTGAACCTGGGGTACCAGTTAAAAGAGTCACTGCAATTCAAGATAATATCATGATGAATTTAGCTGCTAAAACTCTGCGTATTGAAGCACCAATTCCAGGTAAACCTTTTGTTGGTATTGAAGTACCTAACCAAGTTGCAGATATCGTTTCATTTGGTAATGTAGTTGATAGAGAAGAATTCTTAAATGACCATGAACATCCTTTAAAGGTTGCACTTGGTGAAGATATCGATGGTACAAACATTTATGTTGATATTGCGAAAATGCCACATGGATTAATCGCAGGTGGTACAGGGTCTGGTAAATCTGTTTGTGTCAACACAATTTTAGTATCCTTATTATTAAAGAATAAGCCGGAAGATTTAAAATTAATTTTAATTGACCCTAAGATGGTTGAATTAACACCATATAATGATTTACCACATTTAATTACTCCAGTCATTACAGATCCAAAGATGGCAGCAACAGCACTTAATTGGGTAGTTGACGAAATGGAAAATCGTTATAAGAAGTTTGCTGATTCAAGAAGCCGTGATATCAAGTCATACAACGAAAACATTAAAAAAGGTTTTGTTGATGATGAAAAAATGCCTTTAATTGTTATCGTAATTGATGAACTTGCAGACCTTATGATGGTTGCAGCACATGATGTTGAAGATGCGATTCAAAGAATTACTCAAAAAGCACGTGCTGCTGGTATTCACTTACTTGTTGCAACCCAACGTCCAACGGTGGATGTTATTAGAGGTACAATTAAATCAAATATTCCAACACGTATTGCATTCCGTGTCTCATCATTTACTGACTCAACTACAATTCTTGATGGTGCCGGTGCAGAACAACTACTTGGACGTGGTGACATGTTATTAAAAGAAACTGAACGTCCAATTCGTCTTCAAGGTGCATTTATTTCAAATAATGAAATTGACCAAGTTATTGATTATATCAAAGCACAATCTCAAGCAAACTATATTCTTCGTCATGAAGATTTAAGAGTGAAAGTAACAGCTAAGGAAATCATTAATGATGATTTATTCGCTGATATTGCATATTTTGTTGTAAGAGAAGGTAATTGTTCAATAAATAACATTCAAAAACAATTTGAGATTGGGTTTAACCGAGCTCAAAAGATTGTATCCCTATTGGAAACATACCAAATTGTCTCACCAACACAAGGCACTAAAGCAAGAGAAGTTTTAGTGGATTTTGATGAGTTAGAAAAAATCTTAAAAGAAGCAGGCATTATATGA
- the ylqF gene encoding ribosome biogenesis GTPase YlqF: MMKQIQWFPGHMFKSLREIKERISLMDIVYVLLDARIPYSSMNPEILKIVGEKPTLLLFNKMDLCDRKNLAAWQKYYEDMGFYTLPINSQTGFNVDRIYSVSKEILKEKIERALKKGMKFKVVRGMILGIPNVGKSTLINKMVQKKVTVTGNKPGVTKAQQWIKINPEFELLDTPGVLWPKFDEERVGYSLSVTGAIKDDTLPIDKVVLYALNYIRDHYSRRLTERYEIKNPETLTDHEILDQIGHFRKAYVKGGELDYDRIYQIVLTDIRGKALGAMSFDESKL, from the coding sequence ATGATGAAACAAATTCAATGGTTTCCTGGACATATGTTTAAGTCCTTGAGGGAAATCAAAGAAAGAATAAGTCTTATGGATATTGTGTATGTTTTACTTGATGCACGTATTCCATATTCAAGTATGAACCCAGAAATATTGAAAATCGTTGGTGAGAAACCAACGCTTTTACTCTTTAATAAGATGGACCTTTGTGACCGTAAGAATTTAGCAGCATGGCAAAAGTATTATGAAGATATGGGGTTCTATACATTACCTATTAATAGTCAAACAGGTTTTAATGTAGATAGAATTTATTCAGTCTCAAAAGAAATTCTTAAAGAGAAAATTGAACGTGCACTAAAAAAAGGCATGAAGTTCAAAGTCGTCCGTGGTATGATTTTAGGTATTCCAAACGTCGGAAAATCTACCTTAATCAATAAAATGGTGCAAAAGAAAGTTACAGTCACAGGTAACAAACCAGGTGTGACTAAAGCTCAACAATGGATTAAGATTAATCCTGAATTTGAACTGCTTGATACACCAGGGGTCTTATGGCCTAAATTTGATGAAGAACGAGTCGGTTATTCATTATCTGTAACTGGTGCAATTAAAGATGACACTTTACCTATTGATAAAGTTGTTTTATATGCACTAAACTATATTAGAGATCATTATTCAAGAAGACTAACAGAAAGATATGAAATTAAAAATCCAGAAACTTTAACAGACCATGAAATTCTAGATCAAATTGGACATTTCAGAAAAGCTTATGTTAAAGGTGGAGAGCTTGATTATGATAGAATCTATCAAATTGTTTTAACCGACATTAGAGGTAAAGCATTAGGAGCAATGTCTTTTGATGAAAGCAAACTTTGA
- the ftsY gene encoding signal recognition particle-docking protein FtsY — translation MGFFANLFKKKPKNDKYQMGLHKSKASFDNLKKLIDESDSISEDLFDSIEDLLIAADIGVETVLYFTNALREEIKKQGIEDPHQLSEIIVDKLFEIYLKDEFVDTTLRFDDGKTNVYLFVGVNGVGKTTTIGKLAKQYKSEGKKVMMVAGDTFRAGAIEQLREWSNRAGVGFFAKDAGTDPSSVIFDALTIAVKENYDLVLVDTAGRLQNKVNLMNELAKMKRVISKTLPDSPQETLLVIDATTGQNGMNQAHIFNEVTELSGIVLTKLDGTAKGGIVLAIRHLYNLPIKYVGLGEKIDDLVPFDIENYIYNLFKGFF, via the coding sequence ATGGGATTTTTTGCCAACTTATTTAAAAAGAAACCAAAAAATGATAAGTATCAAATGGGTTTACATAAAAGTAAAGCCTCTTTTGATAATTTAAAGAAATTAATTGATGAATCTGACTCAATAAGTGAAGACCTATTTGACTCAATAGAAGACCTTTTAATTGCAGCTGATATTGGTGTTGAAACAGTATTATACTTTACAAATGCATTAAGAGAAGAAATTAAAAAACAAGGTATTGAAGACCCACACCAACTTTCAGAAATTATTGTTGATAAATTATTTGAGATCTATTTAAAAGATGAATTTGTTGATACGACACTTCGTTTTGATGATGGAAAAACAAATGTTTATTTATTTGTTGGTGTCAATGGTGTTGGTAAAACAACAACAATTGGTAAACTTGCAAAACAATATAAATCTGAAGGTAAAAAAGTCATGATGGTTGCAGGTGACACCTTTAGAGCAGGTGCAATTGAACAACTTCGTGAATGGAGTAACAGAGCAGGGGTAGGATTTTTTGCTAAAGATGCAGGTACAGATCCGTCAAGTGTTATTTTTGATGCATTAACAATTGCAGTTAAAGAAAACTATGATTTAGTACTTGTCGACACTGCTGGTCGTCTTCAAAACAAAGTTAACTTAATGAATGAACTTGCAAAAATGAAACGTGTTATTTCTAAAACATTACCAGATAGTCCGCAAGAAACACTTTTAGTGATTGATGCAACAACTGGACAAAATGGTATGAATCAAGCACACATCTTTAATGAAGTTACTGAATTATCAGGGATTGTTTTAACGAAATTAGATGGTACTGCAAAAGGTGGTATTGTACTTGCAATTCGCCATCTATATAACTTACCAATTAAATATGTTGGACTTGGTGAGAAGATTGATGATTTAGTTCCATTTGATATTGAAAACTATATTTATAACTTATTTAAAGGATTCTTTTAA
- the tpx gene encoding thiol peroxidase: protein MKTMKGKPITILGTALKVGDKSPEFKAITQSQEWMQLSDFKKPYVLISSVPSLDTSVCSLQTRTINEKLTSNPLIDVVTISVDLPFAQKRWCGQEGLAMTTLSDYRTVEFGLKYGLLIDDLRLLARAVFLLNKEREVIYVEYLDEMSQHPNYDNLFEFIDKNVK, encoded by the coding sequence ATGAAAACAATGAAAGGTAAACCAATTACAATTTTAGGTACAGCATTAAAAGTAGGAGACAAATCACCAGAATTTAAAGCAATCACACAGTCCCAAGAATGGATGCAATTATCTGATTTTAAAAAACCATATGTATTAATTAGTTCAGTACCATCACTTGATACTTCAGTATGTAGTTTACAAACCAGAACAATCAATGAAAAATTAACATCTAATCCGTTAATTGATGTTGTTACAATTTCAGTTGACTTACCATTTGCACAAAAGAGATGGTGTGGTCAAGAAGGACTTGCGATGACAACACTATCTGACTATAGAACAGTTGAGTTTGGATTGAAATACGGTTTATTAATTGATGACTTAAGATTACTAGCAAGAGCAGTCTTCTTACTTAATAAAGAAAGAGAAGTCATATACGTTGAATATTTAGATGAAATGAGTCAACATCCGAATTACGATAATCTCTTTGAATTCATCGATAAAAACGTTAAATAA
- a CDS encoding YitT family protein, which yields MKFKEKFKSYSLITLGVFALHIGFYFFLQPIGLVIGGMMGVSMLLEPMISISVGTIYFVLNIVALILGATLFGKEFFVRTIYATILAPLLVSVFELLEISDWLVLDQIDQNNHVLIAALGGGVLVGLGIGLVLRNNATTGGMDVFQKAINQYLKVPFTVAVYVTDGIIILFGMLVSFQNGIFAIFTMFITAFMINKTAIMGRSAFALMIISEKTEEIKKYILKDIDRGLTFLKATGGYTGHEKELVITTVNRQELYMLKDKISELDPKAFTLIFNTKEVLGDGFHRNDIS from the coding sequence ATGAAATTTAAAGAGAAGTTCAAATCATATAGTTTGATTACACTTGGAGTCTTTGCACTGCACATTGGATTTTACTTCTTTCTACAACCAATTGGATTAGTCATTGGTGGTATGATGGGGGTATCAATGTTGCTAGAGCCAATGATATCAATATCCGTAGGTACAATTTATTTTGTATTAAACATTGTTGCATTAATTTTAGGTGCAACACTTTTTGGTAAAGAATTTTTTGTGAGAACCATCTATGCAACAATTCTTGCACCACTCTTAGTTTCTGTATTTGAACTTTTAGAAATTTCTGATTGGTTAGTTTTAGATCAAATTGATCAAAACAATCATGTCTTAATTGCAGCACTTGGTGGTGGTGTGTTAGTAGGCCTTGGAATTGGTCTTGTTTTACGAAACAACGCAACCACAGGTGGTATGGATGTTTTCCAAAAAGCAATCAATCAATACTTAAAAGTACCATTCACAGTTGCAGTCTATGTGACAGATGGAATTATAATTTTATTTGGTATGTTAGTCAGTTTCCAAAATGGAATATTCGCAATCTTCACAATGTTTATTACAGCCTTTATGATTAATAAGACTGCGATTATGGGAAGAAGTGCATTTGCACTTATGATTATTAGTGAAAAAACAGAAGAAATCAAAAAGTATATCTTAAAAGATATTGATCGTGGTTTAACATTCTTAAAAGCAACCGGTGGTTATACTGGTCATGAAAAAGAACTTGTAATCACAACGGTTAATAGACAAGAGCTTTACATGTTAAAAGATAAAATTAGTGAACTTGATCCAAAAGCTTTCACATTAATATTTAATACTAAAGAAGTTTTAGGTGATGGTTTCCATAGGAATGATATTTCATGA
- the topA gene encoding type I DNA topoisomerase gives MSKQVIIVESPAKSKTIASYFKNQVTVLSSVGHIRDLATSGKDGLGVDVENNFEPNYKTIRGKDALVKELLKKTKDAEVFLATDPDREGEAIAWHLAQVLKLDLTKSNRIIFREITKPAILEAMNHPRPINTDLVNSQESRRILDRIIGFKLSKLLQNKIKSKSAGRVQSVALKLICDLESEIESFIAEEYYTIHAEFDGFKADYIIPKDTRISKEQADEILKVSKNPFTVQKVEVKETKRHPKAPFITSTLQQEAVNSLYMSSSRVMKIAQKLYEGVEINGEITGLITYMRTDSDRLSQEFVRPTNEFIEETYGKQYLGHYRTRKNDSAQDAHEAIRPTDIRRTPESIEPYLAKDEFKVYKKIYERALASLMASASFEQTTITLNAGGALYEVEGAVLVFDGYLKVSQDKQKDKMLPKLKEGEALDALNVEAIQKFTQPPTRYNEASLIKELEAQGIGRPSTYASIIETLKSRDYVEVVERRFKPTEQGRLTARELEKFFKNIMDVEYTSRMESRLDQIAEGKVDGRKLLKAFYDSFIPLLDEANEKMEKVKAQTVEKVCPLCGKQLVLRKSKYGQFYGCSGYPKCRHIEQIPE, from the coding sequence ATGTCTAAACAAGTCATCATTGTTGAATCGCCAGCCAAGTCAAAGACGATAGCAAGTTATTTTAAAAACCAAGTAACAGTTCTATCTTCCGTTGGGCATATTAGAGATCTAGCAACTAGTGGAAAAGATGGACTTGGTGTCGATGTTGAGAATAACTTTGAACCAAATTATAAGACGATTCGTGGTAAAGACGCACTCGTTAAAGAACTATTAAAGAAAACTAAAGATGCAGAAGTCTTCCTTGCAACTGACCCTGACCGTGAAGGGGAAGCAATTGCGTGGCATCTTGCACAAGTCTTAAAATTAGACTTAACAAAAAGTAATCGTATCATCTTTAGAGAAATTACAAAACCAGCAATCTTAGAAGCAATGAATCATCCAAGACCGATTAATACCGATTTAGTGAATTCACAAGAATCAAGAAGAATCTTAGATAGAATCATTGGATTTAAGTTATCAAAACTGTTACAAAATAAAATTAAATCTAAATCAGCTGGACGTGTACAAAGCGTTGCTTTAAAATTGATTTGTGACTTAGAATCTGAAATCGAAAGTTTCATTGCTGAAGAATACTACACAATTCATGCTGAATTTGATGGTTTTAAAGCAGATTATATAATTCCAAAAGATACTAGAATCTCAAAAGAACAAGCGGATGAAATCTTAAAAGTATCTAAAAATCCATTTACTGTTCAAAAAGTTGAAGTTAAAGAGACAAAGCGTCATCCAAAAGCACCATTTATTACATCAACACTCCAACAAGAAGCGGTAAATAGCCTTTATATGTCATCATCAAGAGTGATGAAAATCGCTCAAAAGCTTTATGAAGGTGTAGAAATCAATGGTGAAATCACTGGTTTAATTACCTATATGAGAACCGATTCAGATCGTTTATCTCAAGAGTTTGTAAGACCAACCAATGAATTTATCGAAGAAACATATGGTAAACAATATTTAGGTCATTATCGTACAAGAAAAAATGACTCTGCACAAGACGCACATGAAGCGATTCGTCCAACTGATATTAGAAGAACACCGGAATCAATTGAACCTTATCTTGCGAAAGATGAATTTAAAGTCTATAAAAAGATTTACGAAAGAGCATTGGCGTCCTTAATGGCATCTGCTTCATTCGAACAAACAACAATTACTTTAAATGCAGGTGGTGCATTATACGAAGTTGAGGGTGCGGTCTTAGTTTTTGATGGTTATCTAAAAGTTTCTCAAGATAAACAAAAAGATAAGATGTTACCTAAGTTGAAAGAAGGCGAAGCGTTGGATGCTTTAAATGTTGAAGCGATTCAAAAGTTCACACAACCTCCAACAAGATACAATGAAGCATCTTTAATTAAAGAGTTAGAGGCACAAGGAATCGGTCGACCATCTACATATGCATCGATTATTGAAACACTGAAGTCACGCGATTATGTTGAAGTTGTTGAACGTCGTTTCAAACCAACAGAACAAGGTCGTTTAACTGCAAGAGAACTTGAAAAATTCTTTAAAAACATTATGGATGTCGAATACACATCACGTATGGAATCAAGACTTGACCAAATTGCAGAAGGTAAAGTTGATGGTAGAAAACTCTTAAAAGCATTTTATGACAGCTTTATACCACTACTTGATGAAGCAAATGAAAAGATGGAAAAAGTCAAAGCACAAACTGTTGAAAAGGTTTGTCCACTATGTGGTAAACAACTTGTCTTAAGAAAATCAAAATATGGTCAATTCTACGGTTGCTCAGGTTATCCAAAATGCCGTCACATTGAACAAATTCCAGAATAA
- a CDS encoding RecX family transcriptional regulator, translated as MKIKTLMKLKKNYQIVFENGEKLIVDEDTIVNNKLLPGMDVDNISLIKKEVEKNKLYDKAIRFASYGKSENQMIKYLNEHGMQNTYEMIQRLKRDKVINDWQLIAYLKRQGYSYQKLLSKLQHYELDSEQIDKALEDYDESYALKKAFAVALKKYANEQYPKKNEKIYRNLVSQGFSEEKVQSLMRI; from the coding sequence ATGAAAATTAAAACTTTAATGAAACTGAAGAAAAACTATCAAATCGTTTTTGAGAATGGTGAAAAATTGATTGTTGATGAAGATACAATTGTCAACAATAAACTCTTACCAGGTATGGATGTTGATAATATCAGTTTAATTAAAAAAGAAGTTGAAAAAAATAAACTTTACGATAAAGCAATTCGCTTCGCTTCATATGGTAAATCTGAGAATCAAATGATTAAATATCTAAACGAACATGGGATGCAAAATACCTATGAAATGATTCAAAGATTAAAGCGTGATAAAGTTATTAATGATTGGCAGTTAATCGCCTATCTAAAACGTCAAGGTTATTCATATCAAAAACTTTTATCAAAATTACAGCACTATGAATTAGATAGTGAACAAATTGATAAAGCACTAGAAGATTATGATGAATCTTATGCACTTAAAAAAGCTTTTGCAGTCGCTTTGAAAAAATATGCTAATGAACAATATCCTAAGAAAAACGAAAAGATATATAGAAATTTAGTTTCTCAAGGATTTAGTGAAGAAAAAGTTCAAAGTCTCATGAGAATATAA